Proteins encoded together in one Hymenobacter monticola window:
- a CDS encoding YybH family protein, producing the protein MQSIAKHLYLRSKSIGWTKRAGYFAARCIAASVALSGCTTARPGATADAPAAARRAIVQLLTTQTAAWNRGDIPGFMEGYWKSDSLVFIGRKGPTYGWQPTLENYRKGYPDAAAMGQLDFSGLQVTLLAPTAAQVVGRWHLARPTAGDVGGYFLLVLRQVDGEWKVVADHTN; encoded by the coding sequence ATGCAGAGCATAGCAAAGCATCTTTACCTCCGCAGTAAATCGATTGGGTGGACGAAGCGGGCAGGATACTTCGCTGCGCGCTGCATAGCGGCCAGCGTGGCCCTAAGTGGGTGCACCACGGCGCGTCCGGGAGCTACTGCCGACGCCCCGGCCGCCGCCCGCCGGGCCATTGTACAGTTGCTCACCACGCAGACGGCGGCCTGGAACCGGGGCGACATTCCGGGCTTCATGGAGGGCTACTGGAAGTCGGACTCGCTGGTGTTCATCGGGCGCAAGGGGCCTACTTATGGCTGGCAGCCGACGCTGGAAAACTACCGCAAGGGCTACCCCGATGCGGCCGCCATGGGCCAGCTCGATTTCAGCGGGCTGCAGGTGACGCTGCTGGCGCCCACGGCGGCGCAGGTGGTAGGCCGCTGGCACCTAGCGCGGCCAACGGCAGGCGACGTGGGCGGGTATTTCCTGCTGGTATTGCGTCAGGTGGACGGGGAGTGGAAGGTGGTGGCCGACCACACCAACTAG
- a CDS encoding alpha/beta hydrolase → MYTKLRSQGACLANTRWRWLVLAGLLAMSQQARAQALTPMAAQPLDSLASLQGMVMDSAKGRPIAGATVVVQGKNIGVATDSSGRFSLLLPMGTYELAISSLGFATRTYPISKKDLGYNVTYAQLPLFYLLSGGRKRGIAEVIVRSAGPPAKTNALTKVQVYFATDREAETRKGAITDFGPIRGRKVSYGTALVTIPGIHKKGAMERPGMLREEDQYRDVVLQSNQVLADAAFFAKLSAQVASSAQPAAFVFVHGYNVSFVDAARRTAQMHFDLKFPGVPVFFSWPSQAAVAPYVVDEQNAEWAQDDFKKFLVDFLTRTNAKQVYIIAHSMGNRLVARAMRDVIKESPNLAGKVQELILAAPDIDADVFDRNIAPVLEKSGIHTTLYASSGDKALMASRLAHGRYDRLGLVQERVPYTTRGLETIVASEADAEALGLDFGLGHSYIADVPLVLTDLAGLIVGRKRPDQRPSLTKVTVGGKSYWNLKP, encoded by the coding sequence ATGTATACTAAACTGCGCAGCCAGGGCGCCTGCCTAGCAAATACGCGGTGGCGGTGGCTGGTGCTGGCGGGCCTGCTGGCCATGAGCCAACAGGCCCGGGCCCAGGCCCTGACGCCAATGGCCGCCCAGCCGCTCGATTCGCTGGCGTCGTTGCAGGGCATGGTGATGGATTCGGCGAAAGGACGCCCGATAGCCGGGGCCACGGTGGTGGTGCAAGGGAAGAACATCGGCGTGGCAACTGATTCCAGCGGCAGATTCAGCCTATTGCTGCCGATGGGTACCTACGAGTTGGCCATCAGCTCCCTGGGCTTCGCGACGCGAACGTATCCAATCAGCAAAAAAGACCTTGGCTACAACGTGACCTACGCCCAACTGCCTCTGTTTTACCTGTTATCGGGGGGGAGAAAGCGGGGCATTGCCGAAGTGATTGTAAGAAGCGCCGGGCCGCCGGCGAAGACCAATGCCCTGACGAAGGTGCAGGTGTACTTTGCCACCGACCGCGAGGCGGAGACGCGGAAGGGAGCAATCACCGACTTCGGCCCCATCCGGGGCCGGAAGGTGAGCTACGGGACGGCGCTGGTCACCATTCCGGGCATTCATAAGAAAGGGGCGATGGAGCGGCCGGGCATGCTCAGGGAAGAAGACCAGTACCGCGACGTGGTGCTGCAAAGCAACCAGGTGCTGGCCGACGCGGCGTTTTTTGCGAAGCTAAGCGCGCAGGTGGCCAGCAGTGCCCAACCGGCGGCGTTTGTGTTCGTGCACGGCTACAACGTGTCGTTTGTCGATGCGGCGCGGCGCACGGCCCAGATGCACTTCGACCTTAAGTTTCCGGGGGTGCCGGTGTTTTTCAGCTGGCCCTCGCAGGCGGCGGTGGCGCCCTACGTGGTGGATGAGCAGAACGCCGAATGGGCGCAAGACGACTTCAAGAAGTTTCTGGTCGATTTCCTGACGCGTACCAACGCCAAGCAGGTATACATCATCGCCCATAGCATGGGCAACCGGCTGGTGGCGCGCGCCATGCGCGATGTGATAAAGGAAAGCCCAAATCTGGCGGGGAAGGTGCAGGAACTGATACTGGCCGCACCCGACATCGACGCCGACGTGTTTGACCGAAACATTGCCCCGGTGCTGGAGAAAAGCGGCATTCATACCACGCTGTACGCGTCGAGCGGAGACAAGGCACTCATGGCTTCGCGGCTGGCCCACGGGCGGTATGACCGGCTGGGCCTAGTGCAGGAGCGGGTGCCCTACACGACGCGGGGCCTGGAAACCATTGTGGCCTCGGAGGCAGACGCGGAGGCGCTGGGGCTGGATTTTGGGCTGGGTCATTCGTACATCGCCGACGTGCCGCTGGTGCTCACGGACCTGGCAGGGCTGATAGTGGGCCGGAAGCGACCTGACCAACGCCCGTCGCTGACCAAGGTGACGGTGGGCGGCAAGAGCTACTGGAACTTGAAGCCGTAG
- a CDS encoding M48 family metalloprotease: MRLNLRFIIALIVAAVSLFGYFFNTSKNEVTGETQHVNMSTDQEIALGVQAAPEMAAQYGGESPDARATAAVQAVGQKIIASTKAGQTPYRFQFHLLADDQTINAFALPGGQIFITKGILNKLTSEGQLAGVLAHEIGHVVARHSAEQVAKSNLTQGLAGAAGIASYDPNNPGSSVAKAAIAAAIAKVVNLRFGREDELEADRLAVDFTPQAGYDPRAMIQVMQMLQQQGGRSSTPEFLSTHPDPGNRIGELQKEIAAEFPQGVPAGLKQ, encoded by the coding sequence ATGCGCCTCAATCTCCGCTTCATCATTGCCCTTATCGTGGCGGCGGTATCCTTATTCGGTTACTTTTTCAACACTTCGAAAAACGAAGTGACCGGCGAAACCCAGCACGTAAACATGAGCACCGACCAGGAAATTGCCCTGGGCGTGCAGGCGGCCCCGGAAATGGCCGCCCAGTACGGTGGCGAAAGCCCCGATGCCCGGGCCACAGCCGCCGTGCAGGCCGTGGGACAAAAAATCATTGCCAGCACCAAAGCCGGGCAGACGCCCTACCGCTTCCAGTTCCACCTGCTGGCCGACGACCAGACCATCAACGCCTTTGCGCTGCCCGGCGGGCAGATATTCATCACGAAAGGTATTCTGAACAAGCTGACTTCGGAGGGCCAGCTGGCGGGGGTGCTGGCCCACGAGATTGGCCACGTGGTGGCCCGGCACTCGGCCGAGCAGGTGGCCAAGTCGAACCTGACGCAGGGCTTGGCCGGTGCTGCCGGCATCGCCTCCTACGACCCCAACAACCCCGGCAGCTCGGTGGCCAAAGCGGCCATAGCGGCGGCCATTGCCAAGGTGGTGAACCTGCGCTTCGGCCGCGAAGACGAGCTGGAGGCCGACCGCCTGGCCGTCGATTTCACGCCCCAGGCCGGCTACGACCCCCGCGCCATGATTCAGGTGATGCAGATGCTGCAGCAGCAGGGCGGCCGCAGTTCTACGCCGGAGTTCCTCAGCACCCACCCCGACCCGGGCAACCGCATCGGGGAGCTGCAAAAGGAAATTGCCGCAGAGTTTCCGCAGGGCGTGCCTGCGGGGTTGAAGCAGTAG
- a CDS encoding murein L,D-transpeptidase catalytic domain family protein, with translation MKIKTIMATLLAGAWLGAGTVAAQSVPAAVAALPGPARQAYYQAAFEQQAALLYAKMKLGATGLSLPVFREGLVGYYNLRKGSGSPVLTLIDFSRSSQQKRLWVLDVARAKVLFHTLVAHGKASGGDVPLAFSNRDGSEMSSLGFYRTAPTTYTGKHGLSLKIRGLDPGFNTNAESRAVVVHGAEYVCEDFVKTHGRLGRSQGCPALPVAETAAIVKAIKGGSVVYLHGPATAGYRSQWLNLDTAATTYAGLQQGGGAARAN, from the coding sequence ATGAAAATTAAAACCATCATGGCCACGCTGCTGGCGGGCGCTTGGTTGGGGGCGGGCACAGTGGCGGCCCAGTCGGTGCCCGCGGCCGTGGCTGCGCTGCCCGGGCCGGCACGCCAGGCCTATTACCAAGCCGCTTTTGAGCAGCAGGCGGCGCTGCTATATGCCAAAATGAAGCTGGGGGCCACGGGCCTGTCGCTGCCGGTGTTTCGGGAGGGGCTGGTGGGGTACTACAACCTGCGAAAAGGCAGTGGCTCACCGGTGCTCACGCTGATTGATTTCAGCCGCTCGAGCCAGCAGAAGCGCCTGTGGGTGCTGGACGTGGCGCGGGCCAAGGTGTTGTTTCATACGCTGGTGGCGCACGGCAAGGCCAGTGGGGGCGACGTGCCCCTGGCTTTTTCGAACCGCGACGGCTCCGAGATGAGCAGCCTGGGCTTCTACCGCACGGCGCCCACCACCTACACCGGCAAGCACGGCTTGTCGCTGAAAATCCGGGGCCTCGACCCCGGTTTCAACACCAATGCTGAAAGCCGGGCCGTGGTGGTGCACGGCGCCGAGTACGTGTGCGAGGATTTTGTGAAAACCCACGGCCGGCTCGGGCGCAGCCAGGGCTGTCCGGCCCTACCGGTGGCCGAAACGGCGGCCATTGTGAAGGCCATCAAGGGCGGGAGCGTGGTGTACCTGCACGGGCCGGCCACGGCGGGTTACCGCTCGCAGTGGCTCAACCTCGACACGGCCGCGACGACTTACGCCGGCCTGCAGCAGGGCGGCGGTGCGGCCCGCGCCAACTGA
- the mtgA gene encoding monofunctional biosynthetic peptidoglycan transglycosylase: MSSAKPTPLIPDFSLLLKQAGRLLLQVVAALFLTSVAWVLMYRWVAPPATWLMLDRRAHAPVGLGYYGIQPDPRHINYQFRTLDEVAPSVPLALVAAEDQRFLIHHGFDFDALTKAAKRNWNRAEGKPVVGGSTISQQVAKNVFLWQGRSYVRKAAEAYFTVLIEFLWNKRRIMEMYLSVAEMGDCTFGVEAASLRYFGKHASEVSPAEAALLAGVLPNPLRFRASNPGPVARAKQLRVLRNMKRLGGTRFVAEILK, encoded by the coding sequence ATGTCCTCGGCCAAACCTACTCCCCTGATTCCTGATTTTTCGCTGTTGCTCAAGCAAGCGGGGCGCCTGCTGCTGCAAGTGGTGGCGGCCCTGTTTCTGACCTCGGTGGCCTGGGTGCTGATGTACCGCTGGGTGGCGCCGCCCGCCACCTGGCTGATGCTGGACCGCCGCGCCCACGCGCCGGTGGGGCTGGGCTACTACGGCATCCAGCCCGACCCGCGCCACATCAACTACCAGTTCCGGACCCTGGACGAGGTGGCACCCTCGGTGCCGCTGGCCCTGGTGGCGGCCGAAGACCAGCGCTTCCTCATTCACCACGGCTTCGATTTCGACGCCCTCACCAAAGCCGCCAAGCGCAACTGGAACCGCGCCGAGGGCAAGCCGGTGGTGGGGGGCAGCACCATTTCGCAGCAGGTGGCCAAAAACGTGTTTTTGTGGCAGGGGCGGAGCTACGTGCGCAAGGCGGCCGAGGCTTATTTCACGGTGCTCATTGAGTTTTTGTGGAACAAGCGCCGCATCATGGAGATGTATCTGAGCGTGGCCGAGATGGGCGACTGCACCTTTGGGGTGGAAGCGGCCAGCCTGCGCTACTTCGGCAAACACGCCAGCGAGGTGAGCCCGGCCGAGGCGGCCCTCCTGGCCGGGGTGCTGCCCAACCCGCTGCGCTTCCGCGCCTCCAATCCCGGGCCGGTGGCGCGGGCCAAGCAGCTGCGGGTGCTGCGCAACATGAAGCGGTTGGGCGGCACGCGCTTCGTGGCGGAGATATTGAAGTAA
- a CDS encoding LON peptidase substrate-binding domain-containing protein — protein MARLLPLFPLNLVVFPGEKLNLHIFEPRYRQLVRECIEQNTTFGIPPYLDNSLSELGTEMRLISVEQTYASGELDIRTRAVGVFRINKFYRQAPGKLYAGGLIEDVVQDDVADPVLRDIITRQVRQLYEALGLRKLLLELAPDYCIFDVAHHIGFSTDQEYQLLATTSEQERQEMVREHLDTILPVVLETERLKDRVRLNGHFKNLTPPNF, from the coding sequence ATGGCCCGCCTGCTGCCCCTTTTCCCGCTCAATCTGGTGGTTTTTCCGGGCGAAAAGCTGAACCTGCACATTTTCGAGCCCCGCTACCGTCAGCTCGTGCGCGAGTGCATTGAGCAAAACACTACCTTCGGCATCCCGCCCTACCTCGACAATTCCCTCAGCGAGCTGGGCACCGAAATGCGCCTCATCAGCGTGGAGCAAACCTATGCCAGCGGTGAGCTCGACATCCGCACCCGGGCCGTGGGCGTGTTCCGCATCAACAAGTTCTACCGCCAGGCCCCCGGCAAGCTCTACGCCGGCGGGCTCATCGAAGACGTGGTGCAGGACGACGTGGCCGACCCCGTGCTGCGCGACATCATCACCCGCCAGGTGCGCCAGCTCTACGAAGCGCTGGGCCTGCGCAAGCTGCTGCTCGAGCTGGCCCCCGACTACTGCATCTTCGATGTGGCCCACCACATCGGCTTCAGCACCGACCAGGAATACCAGCTCCTGGCCACCACCAGCGAGCAGGAACGCCAGGAAATGGTGCGCGAGCACCTCGACACCATCCTCCCCGTCGTCCTCGAAACCGAGCGCCTCAAGGACCGGGTGCGGCTCAATGGCCACTTCAAGAACCTGACGCCGCCGAACTTCTGA